A single Pseudochaenichthys georgianus chromosome 10, fPseGeo1.2, whole genome shotgun sequence DNA region contains:
- the slc25a43 gene encoding solute carrier family 25 member 43, whose product MASVKKDDRLTSSQSFMCVGFAGFFSKTFTSPLEVVKIKSQVGTFHCKRGFLQSFLLIYQNEGLRGFWKGNLASCLRLIPYTAVHLTTYKKLVHLHMDELGFISQWRAILAGGLAGAVAALTTYPLEVAETRLIAQNCRQPVYMGVVHTISKIYRNEGLLALYRGFSLTLLGAIPFSIGCYAVHMNLDKLWQEPSFRFTPLQNFINGCLAAGVAQTLSYPFETVKRKMQAQSARLPHLGGVDIHFTGTMDCFIQVVKNKGVLSLWNGLTANTIKVVPYFGLLFTCFELCKQVSLYRNGYIVSPLSYKLTPGVDQSLGPSELEEAKRYLKNRDFGSSLGKC is encoded by the exons ATGGCCTCGGTGAAAAAAGACGACAGACTGACGAGTTCCCAGAGCTTCATGTGCGTCGGTTTCGCCGGGTTTTTCAGCAAAACCTTCACGTCGCCCTTGGAAGTGGTTAAAATAAAAAGTCAGGTGGGCACTTTTCACTGTAAAAGGGGTTTCCTTCAGAGTTTCCTCTTAATCTACCAGAATGAGGGACTTCGAGGATTTTGGAAAGGAAACCTCGCCTCTTGTCTGCGGTTGATCCCCTACACCGCAGTTCACCTCACAACATACAAAAA GTTGGTCCACCTTCACATGGATGAGCTGGGCTTCATCTCTCAGTGGAGAGCCATATTAGCTGGTGGACTGGCCGGTGCTGTGGCTGCACTGACCACCTACCCTCTGGAGGTGGCAGAAACCCGGCTGATCGCTCAGAACTGCAGACAGCCCGTGTACATGGGCGTAGTTCACACCATCTCAAAGATCTACAGGAATGAGGGGCTGCTGGCACTCTACAGGGGCTTTTCCCTCACTTTACTGG GTGCTATTCCCTTTTCTATCGGATGCTATGCAGTCCACATGAACTTGGACAAACTCTGGCAGGAGCCATCTTTTCGCTTCACCCCCCTCCAGAACTTTATTAATGGATGTCTTGCAGCAGGAGTGGCTCAAACCCTTTCTTACCCTTTTGAAACTGTAAAGCGGAAGATGCAG GCGCAGAGTGCCCGTCTTCCACATTTAGGTGGAGTCGACATCCACTTCACTGGAACGATGGACTGTTTCATACAGGTTGTTAAAAACAAGGGCGTCCTCTCACTGTGGAACGGCCTTACAGCCAACACAATAAAG GTTGTTCCCTACTTTGGCCTTCTTTTCACCTGCTTCGAGTTGTGTAAGCAGGTTTCCCTTTACCGCAACGGGTACATCGTCTCACCCCTGAGCTACAAACTCACCCCGGGGGTCGACCAGAGCCTCGGGCCGTCCGAGCTGGAGGAGGCAAAGCGCTACTTGAAAAACAGGGACTTTGGGTCGTCTTTAGGAAAATGCTGA
- the slc25a5 gene encoding ADP/ATP translocase 2 → MNETAVSFGKDFLAGGIAAAISKTAAAPIERVKLLLQVQHASKQITVDMQYKGIIDCVVRIPKEQGFLAYWRGNLANVIRYFPTQALNFAFKDKYKKVFLDGVDKRKQFWRYFAGNLASGGAAGATSLCFVYPLDFARTRLGADVGTTGKGREFKGLADCLVKITKSDGIKGLYQGFSVSVQGIIIYRAAYFGVYDTAKGMLPDSKNTSILVSWMIAQSVTAVAGLVSYPFDTVRRRMMMQSGRKGADIMYSGTIDCWRKIARDEGGKAFFKGALSNVLRGMGGAFVLVLYDELKKVI, encoded by the exons atgaatGAGACAGCTGTTTCCTTCGGCAAGGACTTCTTGGCAGGTGGTATTGCCGCTGCCATCTCCAAAACAGCTGCAGCCCCCATCGAGAGAGTCAAGCTTCTCCTCCAG GTTCAACATGCCAGCAAACAGATTACAGTGGACATGCAGTACAAGGGCATCATCGACTGCGTGGTCCGTATCCCCAAAGAACAGGGCTTCCTGGCGTACTGGAGAGGGAATCTGGCCAACGTCATCAGATACTTCCCCACTCAGGCCCTCAACTTTGCTTTCAAGGACAAGTACAAGAAAGTTTTCCTCGACGGCGTGGACAAGCGCAAACAGTTCTGGAGATACTTTGCAGGTAACCTGGCGTCTGGTGGCGCCGCCGGAGCCACGTCACTCTGCTTCGTCTACCCGCTCGACTTCGCCAGAACACGTTTGGGTGCCGACGTCGGTACAACTGGAAAGGGTCGCGAGTTCAAAGGCCTGGCCGACTGCTTGGTGAAGATCACCAAGTCCGATGGCATTAAGGGTCTGTACCAGGGCTTCAGTGTGTCAGTGCAGGGCATCATCATCTACAGAGCGGCTTACTTTGGCGTATACGACACGGCAAAGG GCATGCTTCCAGACTCCAAGAACACTTCAATTCTTGTCAGCTGGATGATTGCTCAGTCTGTGACCGCGGTCGCTGGTCTTGTGTCTTATCCCTTCGACACTGTCCGTCGTCGTATGATGATGCAGTCTGGACGCAAAGGAG CCGACATCATGTACTCTGGCACCATAGACTGCTGGAGGAAGATCGCCCGTGACGAGGGCGGCAAGGCCTTCTTCAAGGGAGCCTTGTCTAACGTGCTCAGAGGCATGGGTGGCGCCTTCGTGCTTGTCTTGTATGACGAGCTGAAGAAAGTCATCTAA